In Drosophila innubila isolate TH190305 chromosome 2R unlocalized genomic scaffold, UK_Dinn_1.0 1_C_2R, whole genome shotgun sequence, the following are encoded in one genomic region:
- the LOC117783672 gene encoding uncharacterized protein LOC117783672: MEKLLINYIFIVACGFLLLFQPIHTLRIKRADNQANSTAASKLPLPIPLAVDKAQAKISNTTAAAIATAANIGAIKVPLAVPAPVPVAFSPNLQAENKLEESLPLELTDRMQRAKRHMALIDESLLPKAGHRAYHHNGNGGANGNPAPPYVYYNKMISPDGKQELKEFQLLAPNVVIESLQHDMNYGPMPDMGGVLLLNADNNLNGRMHGLVKSKHHHKHKSPSLALPPFLYMLQQMLQPNLNLDMERSRIDTPIYQFLDNAVDNALRNNHEVIEHDNESSDKEKDNYHDSELPSQKIELGKEDKSKESNELMPNRKDDELIVSCPIHHEHHAGNNGETIDDDVVLVNECHIA, translated from the exons ATGGAAaagttattgataaattacatatttatcgTCGCTT GTGgcttcttgttgctgtttcagCCCATTCACACACTGCGTATTAAGCGCGCTGATAACCAGGCTAATTCCACAGCTGCAAGCAAGTTGCCATTGCCGATTCCATTGGCCGTTGATAAGGCACAAGCCAAGATCTCAaacacaacagcagctgcaattgcCACAGCTGCAAATATAGGAGCAATCAAAGTTCCACTTGcagttccagctccagttccagttgcaTTTTCTCCAAATCTGCAGgcagaaaataaattagagGAATCTCTGCCCCTGGAGCTGACGGATCGCATGCAGCGTGCTAAGCGTCACATGGCGCTTATTGACGAGTCTCTGTTGCCAAAAGCTGGACACCGTGCTTACCACCATAATGGCAACGGTGGTGCCAATGGCAACCCGGCACCACCGTATGTTTACTACAATAAGATGATTTCACCGGATGGCAAGCAGGAGCTGAAGGAGTTTCAGTTGTTGGCACCAAATGTGGTAATCGAGAGCTTGCAACACGATATGAACTATGGGCCAATGCCAGACATGGGCGGTGTCCTGCTCCTGAATGCGGACAACAATCTGAATGGACGCATGCATGGATTGGTCAAGTCAAAGCATCACCATAAACACAAGTCCCCATCGCTGGCTCTGCCGCCCTTTCTGTACATGCTGCAGCAGATGCTGCAGCCAAACTTGAATCTGGACATGGAACGCAGTCGTATCGATACACCGATCTATCAGTTTCTCGACAACGCTGTGGATAATGCGCTGCGCAATAATCACGAGGTGATTGAACACGACAACGAGTCCAGCGACAAAGAGAAGGACAATTACCATGACAGTGAATTGCCATCACAGAAGATCGAATTGGGCAAGGAGGACAAGTCCAAGGAGTCCAACGAATTGATGCCAAATCGCAAGGATGACGAACTAATTGTCAGCTGTCCCATTCACCACGAGCATCATGCCGGCAATAACGGTGAAACTATCGACGATGATGTTGTTCTGGTCAACGAGTGTCATATCGCTTAG